The Fulvivirga maritima genome segment AATGGCGACACTAGCCTGGAATTGATTCCTTTTTATCAACTTCATGAAGCCAGATATGCCATTTATTTCCCTCAATTTACTCAAGCGGAGTTAACCCAAAAGCAAGAAGAACTGGCCGTGCAAGAGGAGATAATGCGAAAACTGGAGGCTATAACGGTTGATAAGGTAAGTAGTGGTGAACAGCAACCAGAATCAGATCATTTTGTAAAGCAAGAGGGCACCTGGACAGGCTATAATTACGAACATCATTACCGGGAAGGTAGCGGATGGTTTAGTTATGAACTAAAAAATCAGAAGAATAAAGCTCAATTTTTACAAGTGAGTTATCTTGATGTAGACCAAAACAGGGCTTGCAATGTTTATGTCAATGATCAGAAAATAGGAGAGATCACTTCTAACGGAGAAGCCAAGAGTAGCCTGCAAAAAATTGAATGGAACTTACCCGATGGATTAACAAAAGCCGATGATTTCACAGTAAAAATAGAGAGCCAGGATAAGCTCTGGATGATGAAAATTGTAGGTGTTCGTCTGTTAAGTGGCAGAGGAGATAACATGTGAATTATCATATTTGGAAGCATTGGCGCAGGCCGAAAGTCTATTCTTAGACACGATTACCAATGATGGTTGTGTGAAAGTATAAGTAAGGCATCTCAACTGTGGAACATAAAGACTAGATTATCCAATTTGGCTGGTATTTGAAAAAATCTACCTTAAAACAATAGATTCAGGTATGCTTTCAAAGCAATGACATGTCATTCTTTTTGTGCGGTTGGGAGCCAAATTTTAGGACTCTGGTTGAAGCATTATCAATAAGGAGCTACTATTGTTAATGGTAACGCTCATAGTGTTATAGCCATTGCACGTAACTTTCAGGTGTCCATTAACGGGAGCCGTTATGATAAACTGACCCTTTGGATTTGTGTTTACCACCTGATTGTTGTCTGTAGAAAGAATAGAGGCCTGAGCCAGTGGCGTGCCGTTACCAGAAATGACAGTGCCTGAAACGCTGATGAACTCTGCTTTGGTTACCGAAAGGTTAGAACTTGCAGAGGTTTCAATGGCTTTTTGATTATTATAAGAAACTACGAAAGAAGAAACCATAGTGATGTTGATTTATCGTTGTTAATAGAATTATACAGGCCATTTCAGGGTAGCTGCATGAACAGTTATATCATGAAATGGCCTTTGTTAACTATTTAATATTGCCCAGTGCATCTACCAGTTTGTGGTTGATTTCATTGTTCTCATAGATGCCTCTAAAGTCATCTTCATGTTCCCCTTTAGCGAATACCGGGATAAGCTCAGCAGTATGCTGGTCGGTAGTGAAGTACACGGCCACACTATCAGCGCGGTCAGACTTACCAATAGCCACACCACCTGTTTCATGATCAGCAGTAACTACTAGTAATGTATTTTCATGACTTTCTACATAATCTAAAACGTAACCTAAAGTTTTATCAAAATCCAGCATTTCAGTAACCATCATTTCTGCGTTTTTGGCATGACCACCCCAGTCAATATAAGAACCTTCAACCATAAGAAAATAACCAGAGTCTGAAGCTGAAAGCTGTTCCAGAGCAACTTTGGTAGCATCAAGTAGAAAGTCGCCTCTACCATCTATTTTAGAAGGTATTCCTTCTTCTGCTAGCAGAAATCCGTACTTTTTATCGGCGTCAAGGCCATTTTTAAGACTTGTAGAATCCATAATATATCCAGCCTTTTCAAAGTCACCATATAGATCTTTTCCATCAGCTCTTTTAGTAAAATACTTTAATCCGCCACCAGCAAAAAAGTCGGTACCACTGGTGAGCAGCTGTGCTGCAATATCTTCATGCATATCTCTGTCTTTTACATGAGCATAAAAGCAAGCCGGAGTAGCGTGAGTTATAGAAGTAAGGCTGATGAGCCCGGTTTTGTAGTTTTTCTCTTCCAGTTTTTCTAAAATGGTAGGCATATTGGTAGTGTCTGTGCTTACGCTAATAGCCCGGTTATAGGTTTTGCTACCAGTGGCAAAGGCTGTGGCTCCACCTGCTGAGTCGGTTACTTTATGACTTTTAGAAGAGGTTTTTATAAAGCCTATATTTTTAAATTGCTCAAAGTTAGAGGGTGACCCTTTGTAGTAAAATGAAGAGGTGATCTGAGGTAGCCCCATGCCATCACCAATCATGAAA includes the following:
- a CDS encoding carboxypeptidase-like regulatory domain-containing protein, whose product is MVSSFVVSYNNQKAIETSASSNLSVTKAEFISVSGTVISGNGTPLAQASILSTDNNQVVNTNPKGQFIITAPVNGHLKVTCNGYNTMSVTINNSSSLLIMLQPES
- a CDS encoding alkaline phosphatase — encoded protein: MTVNKLLSIGSLLTAFIVFSCSQTKDSQPEKAEATIKEEKPLNVIFMIGDGMGLPQITSSFYYKGSPSNFEQFKNIGFIKTSSKSHKVTDSAGGATAFATGSKTYNRAISVSTDTTNMPTILEKLEEKNYKTGLISLTSITHATPACFYAHVKDRDMHEDIAAQLLTSGTDFFAGGGLKYFTKRADGKDLYGDFEKAGYIMDSTSLKNGLDADKKYGFLLAEEGIPSKIDGRGDFLLDATKVALEQLSASDSGYFLMVEGSYIDWGGHAKNAEMMVTEMLDFDKTLGYVLDYVESHENTLLVVTADHETGGVAIGKSDRADSVAVYFTTDQHTAELIPVFAKGEHEDDFRGIYENNEINHKLVDALGNIK